Part of the Cupriavidus basilensis genome is shown below.
CCCTCTCCCACAAGCGGGAGAGGGGAGCCAACCAGCGGCACGATCAACCAACTGTGGTAGCCGTGTTTCCCGCCCGAAGGGGCGGGAAACACCCCAGCGCGATGCGAAGCGAGCCGTCAAGGTGTGCCAAGGCCGTATGGGGCGCCTCGGGATTCGGCGAAAAGAGCGGAAAAGAGGGACCCATGTCTGAGTATCGCCGTAAGGCGATGCGAGTTTGGGTCCCGGCCGCTCTTTTCGCCGAATCCCGAGGAGTAGTCGCCCCATCCGGCGCGCCTTTTTTGCCTACTTTTTTGGCAAGACAAAAAAGTAGGTCGCCGCCCCGCAGGGGCGGTGAAACTGCAGTTGAAGTTGCCCTTGACGTTAAGCAGTTGCAGTTGCATCTGCAGTCGGGACCACCAACCTACCCCCCACCTCAAATCACCAACTCAATAACAAACGGCCCCCGCCGACCATTAGCCATCCCAAACAACTCAGCAAACCGCTCCATATCCTCAGCCCGCGCAGCCTCCACCCCCATCCCATTGGCCAGCTGCACCCAGTCAAGATCCGGATTGCCGATATCCAGCATATCAAGCGCAGTCTTGCCCGGATTGGCCCCGACCCCAGCCAGCTCGCCCAGCAAGATCGCGTACTTGCGATTAGCCAGAATCACCACGGTGACATCAAGCTTCTCGCGCGCCATCGTCCACAGCGATTGCAGCGTGTACATCCCCGAGCCATCGGCCTGCAGCGCAACCACCCGGCGCCCTGGCGCGGCAACCGCGGCGCCAGTGGCCAGCGGCAGCCCATCGCCGATAGCACCGCCAGTCAGTTGCAGCCAGTCATGCGGCGCGGCATGCACGGTCCCCGGATAAAACGCACGCCCAAAGCTCACGCTCTCTTCCACCACGATGGCCTGCTCCGGCAGCAGCGCCGTCAGCGTTTGCGCGACCGCCTCGGAGGTCACCGCGCCCTTGGCGATTCCACGCGGCGCGACCGAAGCCGGCACCGACACCGAGGGGGCGCCAAGCTCGTCGGCAAGACGCGCCAGCGCTTCGGCCAGATCTTGTTCCGGACGTGCCAGCACATGGATCTCGGCGTCTTCCGGATAGGGGCGCGGCGACTTGCCCGGATAGGCGAAGAACGTCACCGGCGGCGGCGCGCCCACCAGGATGACGTTGCGGATGCCAGCCAGCTTGTCCCGCGCCACGTCGCCGGAATAGGGCACCCGATCCACGTTGAAACGACCTCGGCCGCGCGACACGCGGGCGTTGGACATCGGCGTGATCAGGCGCGCATCGGTGGCAGCGGCGATGCGGTGCGCATCGGCCAGCGGCACCTCGCGCAGCGCGGTGCCGGCCAGCACGATCAGCGTGGGCTGGCCCGAGCGCAGCAGGCGTGCAGCTTGCTGGACGGCGTCGGGCGAGACCTTGGGCACCGGCAGCGGCGCCAGCGGCACGCCTACCTTGCCGCCGGCATCCCAGCAGACATCCGAGGGCAGGATCAGGCTGGCGACCCCACCGGGGGCGGCGCACGCGGCCTGCACGGCCGTGGCGGCATCGGCGCCGACCGATGCGGCATCCGTGGCGGTGCGGGTCCAGACCGAGACGGGGCGCGCCCAGCCTTCGGTATCGGCCGTCAGCGGCGCGTCGAACGGACGGTGATAGGTGGCCTGGTCGCCCACGATGTTGATCACCGGCGTCTGCGCGCGGCGCGCGTTATGCAGGTTGGCCAGGCCATTGGCCAGGCCCGGGCCGCAGTGCAGCAGCGTGGCGGCCGGCTTGTCGGCCATGCGCGCGTAGCCATCGGCCGCGCCGGTCACCACGCCCTCGAACAGGCCGAGCACGCAACGCATGCCGGGAATGCGGTCGAGCGCGGCCACGAAGTGCATTTCGCTGGTGCCGGGGTTGGCAAAGCAGGTGTCCACGCCGCAGGCCAGCAGCGTCTTGACCAGGCTCTCGGCGCCGTTCATCTCGCTCTGCCCGTTGTTGCCCTGGGTTGCATGGCTACCTTGGTTGCGGTCGGTATTCGGCATCTCGTTCATTTCCGGTTGGCGGATTGGGGAATGGATCAGGGAATGGATTGGTGGACAAGCATCAGGACTGCGCCGCTGGCGTAGCGGCCGGGCGCGGTGGGACATAAACGGGGGCGGCGCCCGCGCCGGCCGCAAGCAGGTCAAAATCCAGGCAGACGAACTCACTCGGGAATTCGATGCGCGCGTAATAGACGATCACGCCGTCCACGCACGCATAGCGCCGCAACTCGGCCACCGGCGCGCCAACGGGCAAGGCCAGCCTGGCGGCCGATTCCGCGCCCGCCGCAATGATTGACAGGCGCTGCCTGGCGGCAGTGACCTTCAACTGGGGGAAACGGTCGAGCACCGGCACCGAAGCGCCGTGGCGGAACGCTTCGGGCTCCCGCGCAAACACGCTGGCCTCGATAAAGACCTCGCCCAGCGCAAACGGGCGCTGCTCGATCCGGTGCAGGCGGCGCAGGAAGTGATAGCCCGGCGCACGCGTGGCGGCGCAAGGCATGCCCAGTTCGTCCGGCAAGGTGACGGTGCCGTCGGACTCGGACAGCGCCTCGGTGTCAAGCTGCTCGCCGACGGCCACCACCTGGTCCCAGCTCACCGGCAGCCTCATCGCGCGGCGCTCGCGGCAGCTTGCCTTGACGAACGTGCCGCGCCCGCGCTCGCGGGTCAGCAGGCCTTCTTCGTCAAGCAGGGAGAGCGCGTGATGCATGGTCATGCGCGCCACGCCGAACTCGCGGCAAAGCTGCTCGAGCGACGGAATGCGCTCGCCTTGGCGCCATTCGCCACTCTCGATATGGCGGCGGAAGATCGTGGCGAGCTGGAGGTAGACCGGCTGGCGGCTGCGGGACAAGAGGTCGCTGGAGGCAGGCAAGGCGGTGAAAGCTGGATTCGGCATCAATAGCGGGAGCAACGCAGCGGCTGCGAAAGCCATGGGCGCCAGCGTGTTAGCGCCGGCCGGAAGTGGCTTACGTAGGTGGCTTACGGAAGTGGCTTACTTTAATAAGGTCTATAAACCTAGACTACTAGGGTTTACTGTAGTCCCGTCACTGGCGCAAAAAAAACGCAGGCCGAAGCCCGCGCTTTTCTGTGTGTGTCCATCGCGGCTTGTCACCGCCCTGGCTCACGCTGCAAGCGGCTGCGCGCTGCCCGGCGCAATGACCTGCGTCAGGGTGGGCGCCGGGGTGGTTGCCTGCGGCACGGCGGGCGCCGCGAACCAGCCATGCACGGCCGCGTGGATGGCCTCTACCTGGGCCAGCTTGCGCCGGTACGCGGAGCGCTTCTTGGACGGCAGCTCCATCACATCGCGGCGCGGCTGGTTGACCGGCACCTCGACATTGCCGCAAGGCATTGGCTGGCCCGCGGACTCCATCCAGAAGCCCTCGTAGTCGCAGCGGATCTCGCGCGGGGTATGGCGCTGGCGGCCCACGTGATTTTTCTTGCTGACGCCCACGATGCGCTGCACCCCGAGCACGGCGGCAAAGCCGAGCAGCGCTTCCATGACCGCATCCTTGGGACGCAGGCCTTCGCATGCCTTGGTGGATTCGCGGATCAGGTCGCGGCTGCTCTCGCCCATGGGGCCTTGCAGGCCCCCGACGAAGATCTCCGTGCCGTCCTTGCGCTGCGCCAGGTAGAAGCTGAGCTGGCTCAGGCACACGCCGCTGGCCGTGTCCAGCCAATAAAAGGCCAGTTCGCCTTCCTTGGGGTTCGGCCCGGAATCGGCCAGGCGCAGCCTATAGCGGCCATCGCCCATCGCCCATTCGAGCCCACCGCCCACGTAGACGCGTTCGCTCAGCGCCGGCGGCACCAGCGTGCTCATCGCACGGTAGTGATCCAGCACCGTACGCATGCGCTCGCGAAAGCTCAGCCCGAATGCGCCAAGCGGGCGATACGGGCGCTCGAGCAGCGAGGGCTTGGCCATGGCCACGCGCTGCATCAGCGCGCAGGAGTCGACCGCCTGCAACCAGCTGCGCACCGCGGCAAAGCGGAATGCGGACCGGCAGATCAGCTTGAGACGCTTGAAAACCCACTTCTTGCCACCCGGCGGGTGGCAAAACGCCGACAACGCAGTAAGCGCCGCCAGATAGCGAAAATAGAAAAAAGGCCCGAGATCGTGAAAAAATCCCCTGGCATTCAGCCCCGACAGCCATTGAAGGCTCGAGATTGGTCCTTGCACCACTTGATGCTCCCCTGTTCCCGATGCAGCAAAGCCGGTACCCGGTCTTGTGGTGCTGCGCTAACGATTCAACACCGCCGCGCCCGCCATGATGGTGGCAGGGTAGACGGCCAGGCATTGCCTGGATCACGGAGCGCGGCCGGCGGCGTGGGGGGCCAGCGGGCCAAGTGTTTCCGCTCCGTAATATTTCGTAACGAATAGTAATACGTCCGGTTGACATTAAATGCAGTCATTGCCCCTGGAACGCGAAAAAAAACTGGCGGGCACGGAGGAGTGTCAATAGAACAGGTCGCCGCCCCGCGACAAATGAGCGCAGGATGCGCTCTCTGTCCCCGGGGTGACTCAGGAGCAACGCGGCGCGCCTGCGGGTTGTGGTTCCGCAGCGAAGTGCAGGCCGGCACTGGCCGCCTACCCGGGGCTGGCGTTATCCAGAGGTAGAGGTCGAAGGCCGAGATCATGCGTGAGTTGACGCAAGCTCCCTGGCAGCGCGCTCAAGGCAGGTAGCCCAGCGAGCGCCACCAGAAGTAATCCAGCGGCAGCAGCACCAGCAAGGTCAGCGCGGCCAGCGCCAGGCACATGCGGGTTCCGTCGCGCAGCCCCACGCCACCGAGCTGCATGGCGATCACGATGGGTGGCGACTGGTAAGGGAAGAACACCGTGGAGAACACGGGAACCTGCAGCATCAGCACGGCTTCCAGCGACAAACCCGTGGCCTGCGCCAGTTGTTTGGCCAGCGGTGTCAGCACGGCAGGCAAGCCGGGCAGCGTCGTCATGAGGCCCAGGCTCGCCCCGACCGCGCCAAGCGCGGCCACATTGGCGGCGGTATGCCCCGGCGCAAGGGGCAACCAGCGCAGCAGTGCCGTGCTGATGGCGGTCCCCAGCCCGGTGGACTCCACCACGGCGCCCAGGCCGAGAAAGCCGGCCACATAGATCAGAGGCGTGAGGTGCACCTGCTCGGCCAGCATGCGCGAGGAAACCAGGCCCACGCCCGGCAACAGGCAGACGATGCATGCCGCCAGCGAGATCCAGGCCGGCGAGACGCCGTGCAGCGTATCGGTGGCAAACCCGGCCACGGCCAGCACCAGGATCACGGCCAGCAGCTTCTCCTGCCGGCTCGGCGCGCTCGCTTGCTCGCGCGGGAGTGCAGCGATCGGCCCACGCTCGGGGAACAGCCGGCAAACCAGCCAGACCAGTATCACGGTCTTGAGCAAGCCGAGGATGGGGAAATGCAGCAGGAGATAGCTGCCATAGCTCAGGTTGACGCCATACAGGGAGCTGGCCGCGCCGAGCAACACGCTGTTGGGGATATTGGCCGGCAGGATAGTGGTGGGCGGCATATAGCTGGCGGCTGCCACGGTCAGCACCATGCCGATGCGGCCGTTGGAACCCGGTGCGAAGCCAAGCCGGTCGGCCAGCGCCAGCACGATCGGCATCAGCAGCAGCACGCGCCCGGTGGTCGACGGCGTCAGGAATGCCAGCCCCACGGCGCTCACCGCCACGGTGCCGATCACCTGGCGATAGCTGCCCACCCGGCCCCGGAAGATGATGGCCGCCAGGCGCTGCGCCAGCCCGGTCTGGCGCAAGGCCACGCCGGTTACCGCGCCGCCGAACATGAGCCACCACGCGGTAGAAGCAAAGCCCGAGAACACCACGGGCGCCGGCGCCACGTGCAGCACGACGGCACACAGGAAGAACAGCAACGTCGTAGCCGGCTCGGGCAACGCGCCCAGCGCCCAACAGCAAACGGTGGACGCCACCAGCGCCGCCGCCAGCACCAGGCCGCCGGGCGCGCCGGTGGCGCGGCCCACCAGCCATACCACCGCCACGCACAGGGCGATGACAATAGCGGCGCGCGCGCTGTCCGACAGCTTGCCCGCGCTCGCGGGGCCTGCGGCGGGTGGCGCCTTGGAAGCGGCGGGATTGCCGGGAAGGCTGGCCGGGGGCGGCAAGCCGGGCTGACTGGTATTGCTCATGCGAGGGAACTCCGTGGTGCCATGCGATGAGCGCCATCGTAGGACGCGCCAATCTGGCCGGGTTACACTTCTCGGGCAATTTCTTACGAATACCAGCCACACCCGAAACCCTGCGCCAAAGCCGCGCCGAGCCAGATGCCACGCACCACCTACCAGCCCGTCCCGCTGACCCAGCCCACCGCCGAGCAGCCGGTCATCGTGCATCTGCGCCTGCCGCCGCCCAACGCCATCATTCGCCGCCATCGGCATGCGTGGGGGCAGATCTCGTGCCCCCTGCGCGGCAGCATGCGGGTGACCGCGGCAGGCACCACCTGGGTGGTCCCGACCATGCGCGCGGTGTGGATTCCGCCGGATGTGGAACACGAGGTGGTCACGCTGGGCGACGCAGCGCTGCACGCCTGCTATGTGCTGCCGCAGGCGGCGCCGCTGTCGCTCACCGCCTGCGCGGTCGTGGAAGTGTCGGCGTTGATGCGCAACCTGATGGTGGCGCTGGCCGACGCGGCCAGCCTGTCCGCGCCACGGCGCCAGCTAAGCGCGGCCCTGCTGATCGAGGAGTTGCGCACCGCGCCCACGCTTTGGCCGGGGCTGGCCTTGCCCACCGACCGCCGCCTTAAAGCGTTGTGCGATGCCTTGATGGAGCAGCCAGGGTCGGCGCTGAGCCTGGCCCAATGGGCCGAGCTGACGGGCGCCAGCGAGCGCACCCTGGCGCGGCTGTTCCGCACCGAGCTGCACACCAGCTTTGCCGCCTGGCGCCAGCAATTGCGGCTGGCGCACGCCGTCGACCTGATGAGCCGCGGCAAGCCGCTCGCGCATGTGGCGGCCGAAACCGGCTATGCCAATGCCGGCGCCTTCTCCACCATGTTCCGGCGCGCGCTGGGACAGGCGCCGCGCGATTTTCTGGCCGCGGAGTCCCGCAATCACGGGAGAGGACATTGAGCGCGAAGACCCATCTTGCCAAAGCCATCCACTGGCCTGCCGGCGCGCAGGTGCATCCTCGCGAGATGCTCGCGGCAGCCCTGGGCATGGGCATGCCGCTGCTGCTTGCCGGCGCCACGGGGCAGATCGCGCTCGGCCAGGCCGCCGCGCTTGGTAGCCTGGCGATCGGCGCCGGTGCGGTTGCCGGTTCGGGCATCGACGCACGCGACGAAGCCCGCATCAGGCCACTGGCGGCCCTGCTTGCACCGGTTGCGGCTGCCGCGGGCATCGCGGCAGCCCTGGCGGGCCACGGCATCCTGACCGATGCCATCGTCCTCTTGCTGGCCGGTGCGGCGGCCTGCCTCGGCGGCTACAGCCGGCCGCTCGCGATAGCGGCCACGCGCTTCGTCCTGTTCCTGATCATTGCCACAGGCGCGGCAAGCGCTGCGCCCCATCGGGCAGGCTTTCTCCTGCTCGCGCTGGCCGGCGCGCTCTGGACCTGTCTGCTGTGCCTGCTCCTCGCGCCGAGGGCCACAGCGCTGCCGCAAGCGGACACGCGCTTGCCATTGCCGTTGCCATTACCCACCACGGCGCAGCGCCTGCGGCGATGGCGGCGCACGCTGTCGCAGTGGGCCGGGTGGCAGTACACGCTGCGGCTGGTGCTCGGCCTGGGCTGCGCCGGCATCCTGCGCGGGATGTTCCCGAACCATCATTTCGAATGGATCACGCTGACCGTGGCGATCCTGCTGCAGCGGCAGCCAGAAGGCTTTGCCGTCAAGGCCACGCAGCGCGTGGCCGGCACCCTTCTCGGCGTGCTTGGCGCGAGCTTGCTGCTGGGCCACCAGCTCCCGTACTGGCTGGTGGCATTCAACGCGGGATGGCTGGCCGGCATCCGGCCACTGCTGCGCCTGCGCAACTACCTGGCCTACTCGGCAGTCATGACCCCGCTGATGGTGATGATCATGAGCGCCAGCGGGCCGGCCGACGGCGGCATGCTGATGGACCGCGTGGCCGCGACGGCGATCGGTGCCGTCATCGTGTTGCTGGTCGACCGGATTGCCCTGAAGGCAGCCGGCGGCGCGCTTGCCAACTAGTTAGGCGCCATATAATATGGCGCCACCATGCAAGCACTCGAACAGAAGTACCTCGCCCTGCTCAACGAAGCCGAACGACGCCAGTTGCCCGGCCTGGACAGCATCCAGCTGTGTTTCCGGGCACTGTCGCTGGCGTCCGCGATCGACCGCAACTGCGCTGCGCTGCTGGCGCCGCATGGCCTGTCCGAAGGCCGTTTCGTGTTGTTGTTCCTGCTGAACGCGGCCAGGGACGGGCTGGCGCCCAATACACTCGCCGAGCAGGCCGGCGTCACGCGCGCCACCATCACCGGCCTGCTGGACGGGCTGGAGCGCGAGGCACTGATCGAACGCCATGCCGACGCCACGGACCGGCGTGCCCTGACCATCCGGCTCACCCGCAAGGGCAAGCAGGTCGCGAAGAAGGTGTTCGACGAGCATGGCCGCTGGATCGCCAGCCTGTTCCGTGACTTGTCCGCACAGGAGCGCGCCTTGCTCGACGGCCTGCTAAGCAAGGTTTCCGCGGGCATGGCCAGGCGCCATGGCGTGCCGGAGGACCTGGCATGAACCAGTCAGCAGCCCAGCCGGCATCACGCAAAGGCGCGAGCCGGGCGGCGGACATTCCCGCCGACATCCTGGCCGCGCTGGAGCGCGGCGAACTGCAAAGCGCCACGCTCACCGAATGCCTGGCGTTGAACCAGGTCACGCTGCTGCGCGCCGTGTTTCCCAAACTCCCGCCAGCCGCCATGCAGCAAGCCGAAGCCGCCAGCCAGCTCGGCATCCTCAAGCGCATGGCCAGCATCGGCGCCATCCTCATGGAGCAGCTTGGCGCCGCGGGCATCGCACGTTGCCAGGCGCATCCATCGGACACCGTGCGCGGCTGGGCCTGCTTCATGGCCGGCATGCGGCCGGGCCTGGACCTGAGCCAGCGCCTCGCGGCCATCCGGGCGCTGGCCGACGACCCGCATTTCGGCGTGCGCGAATGGGCCTGGATGGCAGTGCGGCCGCATCTCGCGGCGGACCTCGACACCGGCATCGCGCTGCTTGCCGCCTGGACGGCGTCGCCATCCGAGCGGCTGCGCCGCTTTGCCACCGAAGCACTTCGCCCGCGTGGAGTATGGTGCGCGCATATCGCCGCGCTGAAGAAGCATCCCGCGCAGGCCCTGCCGCTGCTGGACGCGCTGAAGGCCGACCCCTCGCCCTATGTACAGGACTCGGTGGCCAACTGGCTCAACGATGCGGCCAAGGACAGTCCCGACTGGGTACGCGCCCTGTGCCAGCGCTGGCAACTGCATGAGCCGGCCGCCGCCACCCGCCGCATTTGCAGCCGCGCGCTGCGCAACCTGTGACGAAGGGACCGGGGGGCGGGTCAGGGAAATAAAAAAGCCCGCCACCAAGGTGACGGGCTTTCGAGGCAGGCAACAACCGGAAGATCAGGCCGGCAGCGAATCCGACAAGCGGTTCTCATTGCCGTTGCCATTGCCGTTCTCTTCGTCCGGCCAGTTGCGGCCGACCATCCACTCATACAGCGTGGGCAGCACGATCAGCGTGAGCATGGTGGCGGTGATCAGGCCGCCGATGATGACGATGGCCAGCGGGCGCTGCGTCTCCGAGCCGATGGCGCGCGAGATGGCCATCGGGAACAGGCCCAGCATGGCCAGCAGCGCGGTCATCAGCACCGTGCGCAAGCGGTCCATCGAGCCGGTCAGCACGGCCTGGCGCACCGGCATGCCTTCGTCGCGCAGCTGGTTGAAGTAGGTCACCATCACCACGCCGTTGAGCACGGCCTGGCCGAACAGCGCGATAAAGCCGATCGCAGCCGACACCGACAGCGGAATGCCGGTGATGAACAGCGCGAACACGCCGCCGATCAGCGCGAACGGAATGTTTGAGATGATCAGGGTCGCGCTCTTGAACGACTTGAAGGCATTGAACAGCAGCAGGAAGATCACCAGCACCGACAGCGGCACCACGATCGACAGCCGCGCCATGGCGCGTTCCTGGTTCTCGAACTCGCCCGACCAGCTGATCTTGACGTCGTCGGCCTTGACGTTCTTGGCGACCAGTTCCTGCATGTCCTTCACCACGCTGCCCATGTCGCGGTCATGGATGAAGATGCCGATGGACGTGGTGCGCTGGCCGTTCTCGCGGCTGATGTTCATCGCGCCGGAAGCCGCGCGGAAGTGCACCAGTTGCGACAGCGGCACCTGCGCGCCGTCCGCCGTCTGCAGGAAGATATTCGGCAGGTTTGGCAGCTGGCGCTCGTTAGGCTTGAGGCGCACCGCCACGCTGAAGTGCTTCTCGCCCTCCCACAGCTCGGTGGCTGCCTTGCCGGCCAGCGCGGTCTCCATCAGGTCCTGCACGTCTCCCACGTTGATGCCGTAGCGGGCAGCCTGGGCGCGGTCGAAGTCCAGCACATACTGCGGCAGCTCGCCGTCGCGGTCGATAAAGGCGCGCATCACGCCCTGGACCGATTGCACGTTGGCCAGGATCTGGTCGGCCACGCGCTTGTTCTGCTGCAAGCTGTCGCTCTGCACCTTGATCACGATCTGGCCCTTGATCTGGGAGATGCTCTCAAGAATGTTGTCGCGCACCGGCTGCGAGAAATTGGGCTCGATGCCGGGCAACTGGCGCAGGTTGGCGTTGATCTCGTTGATGATCTTGCGCTTGTCGTAGCCCGCGCGCCATTGCTTGTCGTTCTTCAGGTCGACCAGGATCTCGACGGTGTTGATCAGCTTGGGATCGGTGCCGTCGTCCGGGCGGCCCACCTTGGAGATGGTGGTATTGACCTCGGGCGTCTTGCGAATCACGCCACGCAGGCGGCGGGCCTGGTCGCGCGCTTCGTCGATGGACACCGACGCCGGCAGGTCGAAGCTGACCCACATCGAGCCTTCGTCCAGCTCCGGCAGGAACTCGCTGCCAAGGAACTTGCCCACGCCAACCGTTGCCACCAGCAGGCCAACGGAGATGCCCACCACGGTGCGCTTGTGGTCGAGCGCCCAGGCCAGCATCGGCTCGTAGAGGCGCTTGCTATGGCGCACCATGAAGTTGTCTTCATGCGCGATGTTCTTGGTCAGCAACAGGTGGCACAGCAGCGGCACCAGCGTCAGCGAGATGATCAGCGAGCCGACCAGCGCACCCGTCACGGTGTAGGCCATGGGCGCGAAGATCTTGCCCTCGTGGCGCTGCAGCGTAAAGATCGGGATGTGCGCGGCGATGATGATGATCATCGAGAACACGGTCGGGCGGCCCACTTCGGTGGTGGCCTGCAGGATGGCGTGCATGCGCGCGCGGCTGTCCTTGATCTGGGCTTCCTTCAGCTCGCCCAGCCGCTTGAAGATGTTCTCCACCACGATCACAGCGCCGTCCACGATGATGCCGAAGTCCATCGCGCCCAGCGACAGCAGGTTGGCGGGAATGCCCACCCAGGTCAGGCCGATGAACGTGGACAGCAGCGCCAGCGGAATCACCATCGCCACGATGGCCGCGGCACGCACATTGGCCAGGAACAGGTACAGCACGGCCATCACCAGCAGCGCGCCCTCGACCAGGTTGCCGAACACCGTGTGCAAGGTCTTGTCGATCAGCGTAGAGCGGTCGTAGTAGGGCACGATCTTCACGCCCTTGGGCAGGATCGAGTTGTCCAGCAGGTCGATCTTCTTCTTGAGCGCTTCGAGCACCAGCGAGGGGTTCTCGCCCTTGCGCATCACCACGATGCCCGAGACGATATCGTCCTCGTCGTCCTGGCCCATCAGGCCCTGGGGCGGCGCGGAACCGGTCCTGATCTCGGCAATGTCCTTGACCAGGATCGGCGTGCCATTGACTTCCGACACCACCACATCGGCGATATCGGCCGAGGTGCGGAAGCTGCCCAGCGAGCGCAGCAGGAACTGCTGGCGCCCGTTGGCCACGGCGCCGCCGCCGGCGTTGGAGTTGGCGCGCTGCAGGGCGGTAAAGAGTTGCGCGAGCGAGATCTTGGCGTCGCGCATCTTCGCCAGGTTGGGGTTCACCTCGTACTGCTTGATGGTGCCGCCAATGGTGACAAGGTCGGCCACGCCCGGGACCTGGCGCAGGTTCTTCTCCACCACCCAGTCCTGCAGCGTGCGCAGTTCCTGCGCGCTGTAGCCCTTGCCGGTCAGGCGAAAGCGGAAAATCTCGCCGATGGCGGTCGACAGCGGCGCCAGCTCCGGCTGCACGCCGTCGGGCAGGTCCACCCCGCGCAGGCGCTCGATCACCTGCTGGCGGGCCACCACGTCGGTGGCCTTGTCATTGAAGGTGACCATCAGGAAGGACAGGCCGAACTGGGTGTGCGAGAACACCCGCACGGAGTTCGGCGTGCCGGCCAGCGCGGTCTCGATCGGGATCGTGACCTGGCGCTCGACTTCCTCGGCGGCGCGGCCCGGGTATAGCGTAATGACGTTGACCTGGATGTCGGAGACATCCGGGAAGGCTTCGATCGGCAGGTTCTTGAAGGCCGCAAGGCCCCCCCCGATGAAGATGGCAAGGCCGAGCCAGACGAACAGCTTCTGGTGCAGGGCGAAATGGACGATACGCGAAATCATGTGGCGGTCTTCCTCACTGCTTCGCGCTGGCGCTGCTGGCTTCGCTCGCGCGCGCCGCGTTGACCGCGGTGGCGTCTCGCAGGATGTCCTGCAGGTACAGGTTGCCGTCGGTCACCACCACGTCGCCATCCTTGAGCCCTTCCACTGCCTCGGCCATGCCGGGCAGCGACACGCCCAGCTTGATCTGCTTGCGCTCGAAGCGGTTCTGCGCCGTGCGCACGAACACAAAGTGGTGGT
Proteins encoded:
- a CDS encoding acetolactate synthase large subunit, which produces MNGAESLVKTLLACGVDTCFANPGTSEMHFVAALDRIPGMRCVLGLFEGVVTGAADGYARMADKPAATLLHCGPGLANGLANLHNARRAQTPVINIVGDQATYHRPFDAPLTADTEGWARPVSVWTRTATDAASVGADAATAVQAACAAPGGVASLILPSDVCWDAGGKVGVPLAPLPVPKVSPDAVQQAARLLRSGQPTLIVLAGTALREVPLADAHRIAAATDARLITPMSNARVSRGRGRFNVDRVPYSGDVARDKLAGIRNVILVGAPPPVTFFAYPGKSPRPYPEDAEIHVLARPEQDLAEALARLADELGAPSVSVPASVAPRGIAKGAVTSEAVAQTLTALLPEQAIVVEESVSFGRAFYPGTVHAAPHDWLQLTGGAIGDGLPLATGAAVAAPGRRVVALQADGSGMYTLQSLWTMAREKLDVTVVILANRKYAILLGELAGVGANPGKTALDMLDIGNPDLDWVQLANGMGVEAARAEDMERFAELFGMANGRRGPFVIELVI
- a CDS encoding VirK/YbjX family protein, translated to MQGPISSLQWLSGLNARGFFHDLGPFFYFRYLAALTALSAFCHPPGGKKWVFKRLKLICRSAFRFAAVRSWLQAVDSCALMQRVAMAKPSLLERPYRPLGAFGLSFRERMRTVLDHYRAMSTLVPPALSERVYVGGGLEWAMGDGRYRLRLADSGPNPKEGELAFYWLDTASGVCLSQLSFYLAQRKDGTEIFVGGLQGPMGESSRDLIRESTKACEGLRPKDAVMEALLGFAAVLGVQRIVGVSKKNHVGRQRHTPREIRCDYEGFWMESAGQPMPCGNVEVPVNQPRRDVMELPSKKRSAYRRKLAQVEAIHAAVHGWFAAPAVPQATTPAPTLTQVIAPGSAQPLAA
- a CDS encoding MarR family winged helix-turn-helix transcriptional regulator codes for the protein MQALEQKYLALLNEAERRQLPGLDSIQLCFRALSLASAIDRNCAALLAPHGLSEGRFVLLFLLNAARDGLAPNTLAEQAGVTRATITGLLDGLEREALIERHADATDRRALTIRLTRKGKQVAKKVFDEHGRWIASLFRDLSAQERALLDGLLSKVSAGMARRHGVPEDLA
- a CDS encoding FUSC family protein, producing the protein MSAKTHLAKAIHWPAGAQVHPREMLAAALGMGMPLLLAGATGQIALGQAAALGSLAIGAGAVAGSGIDARDEARIRPLAALLAPVAAAAGIAAALAGHGILTDAIVLLLAGAAACLGGYSRPLAIAATRFVLFLIIATGAASAAPHRAGFLLLALAGALWTCLLCLLLAPRATALPQADTRLPLPLPLPTTAQRLRRWRRTLSQWAGWQYTLRLVLGLGCAGILRGMFPNHHFEWITLTVAILLQRQPEGFAVKATQRVAGTLLGVLGASLLLGHQLPYWLVAFNAGWLAGIRPLLRLRNYLAYSAVMTPLMVMIMSASGPADGGMLMDRVAATAIGAVIVLLVDRIALKAAGGALAN
- a CDS encoding DNA alkylation repair protein, with the translated sequence MNQSAAQPASRKGASRAADIPADILAALERGELQSATLTECLALNQVTLLRAVFPKLPPAAMQQAEAASQLGILKRMASIGAILMEQLGAAGIARCQAHPSDTVRGWACFMAGMRPGLDLSQRLAAIRALADDPHFGVREWAWMAVRPHLAADLDTGIALLAAWTASPSERLRRFATEALRPRGVWCAHIAALKKHPAQALPLLDALKADPSPYVQDSVANWLNDAAKDSPDWVRALCQRWQLHEPAAATRRICSRALRNL
- a CDS encoding AraC family transcriptional regulator codes for the protein MPRTTYQPVPLTQPTAEQPVIVHLRLPPPNAIIRRHRHAWGQISCPLRGSMRVTAAGTTWVVPTMRAVWIPPDVEHEVVTLGDAALHACYVLPQAAPLSLTACAVVEVSALMRNLMVALADAASLSAPRRQLSAALLIEELRTAPTLWPGLALPTDRRLKALCDALMEQPGSALSLAQWAELTGASERTLARLFRTELHTSFAAWRQQLRLAHAVDLMSRGKPLAHVAAETGYANAGAFSTMFRRALGQAPRDFLAAESRNHGRGH
- a CDS encoding GntR family transcriptional regulator, translated to MPNPAFTALPASSDLLSRSRQPVYLQLATIFRRHIESGEWRQGERIPSLEQLCREFGVARMTMHHALSLLDEEGLLTRERGRGTFVKASCRERRAMRLPVSWDQVVAVGEQLDTEALSESDGTVTLPDELGMPCAATRAPGYHFLRRLHRIEQRPFALGEVFIEASVFAREPEAFRHGASVPVLDRFPQLKVTAARQRLSIIAAGAESAARLALPVGAPVAELRRYACVDGVIVYYARIEFPSEFVCLDFDLLAAGAGAAPVYVPPRPAATPAAQS
- a CDS encoding SLC13 family permease, which produces MSNTSQPGLPPPASLPGNPAASKAPPAAGPASAGKLSDSARAAIVIALCVAVVWLVGRATGAPGGLVLAAALVASTVCCWALGALPEPATTLLFFLCAVVLHVAPAPVVFSGFASTAWWLMFGGAVTGVALRQTGLAQRLAAIIFRGRVGSYRQVIGTVAVSAVGLAFLTPSTTGRVLLLMPIVLALADRLGFAPGSNGRIGMVLTVAAASYMPPTTILPANIPNSVLLGAASSLYGVNLSYGSYLLLHFPILGLLKTVILVWLVCRLFPERGPIAALPREQASAPSRQEKLLAVILVLAVAGFATDTLHGVSPAWISLAACIVCLLPGVGLVSSRMLAEQVHLTPLIYVAGFLGLGAVVESTGLGTAISTALLRWLPLAPGHTAANVAALGAVGASLGLMTTLPGLPAVLTPLAKQLAQATGLSLEAVLMLQVPVFSTVFFPYQSPPIVIAMQLGGVGLRDGTRMCLALAALTLLVLLPLDYFWWRSLGYLP